A genome region from Halarchaeum grantii includes the following:
- a CDS encoding CDGSH iron-sulfur domain-containing protein — MSRLVNHDANGPLKLDEDDIDPEKGDIAVCRCGLSDDYPFCDGSHRATRDEDADTTYVYDEDGERRVVRDVVTESGED, encoded by the coding sequence ATGTCGCGACTCGTCAACCACGACGCGAACGGCCCTCTGAAGCTCGACGAAGACGATATCGACCCCGAGAAGGGCGACATCGCGGTCTGCCGGTGCGGGCTCTCCGACGACTACCCCTTCTGCGATGGCTCGCATCGCGCGACGCGCGACGAGGACGCCGACACCACGTACGTCTACGACGAGGACGGCGAGCGCCGCGTCGTCCGCGACGTCGTCACCGAATCCGGGGAGGACTAA
- a CDS encoding molybdopterin oxidoreductase family protein, giving the protein MQDANAASNANDRDAADATVCPLCAVGCHLAPGEDGGRARGVPGPANPNGRLCAKGASAFESVRDDERLTTPLVREDGDLVETDWESALARAADGLGGVRDAHGADALAFFGAPHCSNEENYLLGKLARVLGSNHVDNRARLCHDNAAAALESRVGYPASTLGMADLAESDLVLVVGANPAVQQPVAFNAFVRASDGGLVHLDPRANETTRAADAHLAPRPGTDALLLQAVAATLLAADEHDAAFVAEHTTGFDAYRDALADLDVAAAAAATGVPVAEIRDLAADVADADGVAVIAGTGVEADDGATADALLDLLCLGGSLGPESAADGGGFALFRGLNNEQGASDVGCRPDRLPGHRPLTDDAARDRVADVWGTEIPDTPGLNETAALAAFGERIHGALVVGENPAVSKRDADWTAERLDSLESLVVVDVYETDTTAHADVVLPAAVGLEKEGTVTNLDRRVQALAAVADPPGEARTDFEILCDLGTRLAGDGFDYAAPADAFAELRAVSPVHADVAVGERWGSDGIATADGRAAFSEGDVSVEAADVEGLALVVGSRAGGFGASDVRADDALHLNPADATALNLADGDAVRVSTDGASVETTLTVSEGVREGVAFLHADVADPLVRAGAATVDVEAR; this is encoded by the coding sequence ATGCAGGACGCGAACGCGGCATCGAACGCGAACGACCGGGACGCGGCGGACGCGACGGTCTGCCCGCTCTGCGCGGTCGGCTGCCACCTCGCGCCCGGCGAGGACGGGGGCCGCGCGCGCGGCGTTCCGGGGCCGGCGAACCCGAACGGCCGGCTCTGCGCGAAGGGCGCGAGCGCCTTCGAGAGCGTCCGCGACGACGAGCGCCTCACGACGCCGCTCGTCCGCGAGGACGGCGACCTCGTGGAGACGGACTGGGAGAGCGCGCTCGCGCGCGCCGCCGACGGCCTCGGCGGCGTCCGCGACGCCCACGGCGCGGACGCGCTCGCCTTCTTCGGCGCGCCCCACTGCTCGAACGAGGAGAACTACCTCCTCGGGAAGCTCGCGCGCGTCCTCGGGTCGAACCACGTGGACAACCGCGCGCGCCTCTGTCACGACAACGCGGCGGCCGCGCTCGAGTCGCGCGTCGGCTACCCCGCCTCGACGCTCGGGATGGCCGACCTCGCCGAGTCCGACCTCGTGCTCGTCGTCGGCGCGAACCCCGCCGTCCAACAGCCCGTGGCGTTCAACGCGTTCGTCCGCGCGAGCGACGGCGGCCTCGTTCACCTCGACCCGCGCGCGAACGAGACGACGCGCGCCGCCGACGCCCACCTCGCGCCCCGCCCGGGGACGGACGCGCTCCTCCTGCAGGCCGTCGCGGCGACGCTCCTCGCGGCCGACGAACACGACGCGGCGTTCGTCGCCGAGCACACCACGGGCTTCGACGCGTATCGCGACGCACTCGCCGACCTCGACGTCGCGGCGGCCGCGGCCGCGACCGGCGTCCCTGTCGCCGAGATCCGCGACCTCGCGGCTGACGTCGCCGACGCCGACGGCGTCGCCGTCATCGCGGGCACGGGCGTCGAGGCGGACGACGGCGCGACCGCCGACGCGCTCCTCGACCTCCTCTGTCTCGGCGGGAGCCTCGGTCCCGAGAGCGCGGCCGACGGGGGCGGCTTCGCGCTCTTCCGCGGGCTGAACAACGAGCAGGGGGCGAGCGACGTCGGCTGTCGCCCCGACCGCCTCCCCGGCCACCGGCCGCTCACGGACGACGCGGCGCGCGACCGCGTCGCCGACGTCTGGGGGACGGAGATACCCGACACGCCGGGGTTGAACGAGACGGCGGCGCTCGCGGCGTTCGGCGAACGGATTCACGGGGCGCTCGTCGTCGGGGAGAACCCGGCGGTGTCGAAGCGCGACGCCGACTGGACGGCCGAGCGCCTCGACAGCCTGGAGTCGCTCGTCGTCGTCGACGTCTACGAGACGGACACCACCGCGCACGCGGACGTCGTCCTCCCGGCGGCCGTCGGCCTCGAGAAGGAAGGGACGGTCACGAACCTCGACCGGCGCGTGCAGGCGCTCGCCGCCGTCGCGGACCCGCCGGGGGAGGCGCGCACGGACTTCGAGATCCTCTGCGACCTCGGGACGCGCCTCGCCGGCGACGGCTTCGACTACGCCGCGCCGGCGGACGCGTTCGCGGAGCTGCGCGCCGTCAGCCCCGTGCACGCCGACGTCGCGGTCGGCGAACGGTGGGGGAGTGACGGCATCGCCACCGCGGACGGCCGCGCGGCGTTCTCCGAGGGAGACGTCTCCGTCGAGGCGGCGGACGTCGAAGGGCTCGCGCTCGTCGTCGGCAGTCGCGCCGGCGGGTTCGGCGCGAGCGACGTCCGCGCGGACGACGCGCTCCACCTCAACCCGGCGGACGCCACCGCGCTCAACCTCGCCGACGGCGACGCGGTGCGCGTCAGTACGGACGGCGCGAGCGTCGAGACGACGCTCACCGTCTCCGAGGGCGTCCGCGAGGGCGTCGCCTTCCTCCACGCGGACGTCGCCGACCCGCTCGTGCGCGCGGGCGCCGCGACCGTCGACGTCGAGGCGCGCTGA
- a CDS encoding DUF1641 domain-containing protein has protein sequence MAKPARSVPDSATNREPERPEEGRDALEAVIEEYGGDYADAAEYTDELENVIETAILVISSADDEEVDYVTESMVTLVQAGDAISNEGTVALAESFGENSDEFADLIDDVVRMQEEGHLSKFIRIAETLAEPLDEDDADRLATTVGENADELADVLDSLMELQKAGQLEDLLDLASTLSVLEADETTANALNDLLGAVGEAEEESEPMGFLGALGALRSQEARAGIGYVVEILKGLGRRTT, from the coding sequence ATGGCGAAACCCGCCCGCTCCGTCCCGGATTCGGCGACGAACCGCGAACCCGAGCGCCCCGAGGAGGGCCGCGACGCGCTCGAAGCCGTCATCGAGGAGTACGGCGGCGATTACGCGGACGCCGCCGAGTACACGGACGAGCTCGAGAACGTCATCGAGACGGCGATCCTCGTCATTTCGAGCGCGGACGACGAGGAGGTCGACTACGTCACCGAGTCGATGGTGACGCTCGTGCAGGCCGGGGACGCCATCAGCAACGAGGGCACCGTCGCGCTCGCCGAGTCGTTCGGCGAGAACTCCGACGAGTTCGCTGACCTCATCGACGACGTCGTGCGGATGCAGGAGGAGGGCCACCTCTCGAAGTTCATCCGCATCGCGGAGACGCTCGCGGAGCCCCTCGACGAGGACGACGCGGACCGGCTCGCGACCACCGTCGGTGAGAACGCCGACGAGCTCGCGGACGTCCTCGACTCGCTGATGGAGCTCCAGAAGGCCGGCCAGCTCGAGGACCTGCTCGACCTCGCGTCGACGCTCTCCGTGCTGGAGGCCGACGAGACGACCGCGAACGCCCTCAACGACCTCCTCGGCGCCGTCGGCGAGGCCGAGGAGGAGTCCGAGCCGATGGGGTTCCTCGGCGCGCTCGGCGCGCTCCGCAGTCAGGAGGCGCGCGCCGGCATCGGCTACGTCGTCGAGATCCTGAAGGGGCTCGGCCGCCGTACTACCTAG